From Pseudomonas poae, the proteins below share one genomic window:
- a CDS encoding cysteine hydrolase family protein: protein MAKQALILIDIQNDYFPQGKWPLEGVEPAADKAAQVLQAFRAAGDAVIHVRHEFTSQDAPFFTPGSEGALLHPKALNQGNEPVVLKHFVNAFRETHLRTLLEQRSITEVVVVGSMSHMCIDAVVRASADLGYKVTVIHDACATRDLEFNGQVIPAAHAHGAFMAALAFAYANVVSADEYLQAQAAAV, encoded by the coding sequence ATGGCCAAGCAAGCGCTCATCCTGATCGATATCCAGAACGACTACTTCCCCCAGGGCAAGTGGCCGCTCGAGGGCGTGGAGCCGGCGGCGGACAAGGCGGCGCAGGTGCTCCAGGCGTTTCGCGCAGCCGGGGATGCGGTGATTCATGTGCGCCACGAGTTTACCTCGCAAGATGCGCCGTTCTTCACCCCGGGTTCCGAAGGCGCGTTACTGCACCCCAAGGCACTGAACCAGGGCAATGAACCGGTGGTGCTTAAACACTTCGTGAATGCGTTTCGCGAAACCCACCTGCGCACGTTACTGGAGCAACGCAGCATCACCGAGGTGGTGGTGGTCGGCAGCATGAGCCATATGTGCATCGACGCCGTGGTGCGGGCTTCGGCAGACCTGGGCTACAAGGTCACCGTCATCCACGACGCCTGCGCCACGCGGGATCTGGAGTTCAATGGGCAGGTGATTCCGGCGGCGCACGCGCATGGCGCCTTTATGGCGGCGCTGGCCTTCGCCTATGCGAACGTGGTGTCCGCAGATGAATACCTGCAGGCGCAAGCGGCGGCCGTGTAA
- a CDS encoding LysR family transcriptional regulator: MLELRQLNAFVAIAEEGYITRAAERLGMQQPPLTRLLQSLEAELGVVLMERLPRGVRPTTAGLALLDEAREVLARVDAVADVVRRAARGERGRLAIGFTSSAALHPFVPSVLRRFRETFVGVSVVLEEAGTGELLDALAHEKLDAAFIRSPLSGMQILQDQPILVEPMLLALPTDHPLALDFKSPLPLAALATGPFVLYRRRVGLGLYDAILVACREAGFSPQVVQEAPRMTATLSLVAAGLGVSIVPASMQRLRGDGIVYRELTECQSLVAPLHLATRQDDGSAVLRRFKEMVITAASKDA; encoded by the coding sequence ATGCTGGAGCTTCGCCAACTCAATGCCTTCGTTGCCATTGCCGAAGAAGGCTATATCACCCGGGCGGCGGAACGCCTGGGCATGCAGCAGCCGCCACTCACGCGATTACTGCAGAGCCTCGAAGCCGAGTTGGGCGTGGTCCTGATGGAGCGCTTGCCCCGTGGCGTGCGGCCAACTACCGCTGGGCTGGCGTTGCTCGATGAAGCACGCGAGGTGCTGGCCCGGGTCGACGCGGTGGCCGACGTGGTGCGGCGCGCGGCGCGTGGTGAGCGAGGCCGGCTGGCCATCGGGTTCACCAGTTCGGCGGCCTTGCACCCCTTTGTGCCGAGTGTATTGCGGCGGTTTCGCGAAACTTTCGTCGGCGTCTCGGTGGTGCTGGAAGAAGCAGGCACCGGCGAACTGCTGGACGCGCTCGCGCATGAAAAGCTCGACGCGGCGTTTATCCGCTCACCGCTCAGTGGCATGCAAATACTGCAGGACCAACCGATTCTGGTGGAACCCATGCTGTTGGCGCTGCCCACCGATCACCCGTTGGCACTCGACTTCAAATCGCCCCTGCCGCTGGCTGCGTTGGCCACCGGGCCCTTCGTGTTGTATCGCCGGCGCGTAGGGTTGGGGCTCTATGACGCCATTCTGGTGGCCTGCCGTGAAGCAGGGTTCAGCCCGCAGGTGGTGCAGGAGGCCCCGCGCATGACGGCCACCTTGAGCCTGGTGGCAGCAGGGCTAGGAGTGTCCATCGTGCCGGCGTCGATGCAACGGCTGCGTGGGGACGGCATCGTCTACCGGGAACTGACCGAGTGCCAAAGCCTGGTAGCGCCGTTACATCTGGCCACCCGACAGGATGATGGCTCAGCCGTATTGCGACGATTCAAGGAAATGGTCATCACCGCAGCGTCGAAGGACGCCTGA
- a CDS encoding single-stranded DNA-binding protein, with amino-acid sequence MARGVNKVILVGTCGQDPEVRYLPNGNAVTNLSLATSEQWTDKQTGQKVEKTEWHRVSMFGKVAEIAGEYLRKGSQVYIEGKLQTREWEKDGIKRYTTEIVVDMQGTMQLLGGRPQGDQQAGGNNYQQSAPAPRQQAPRPQQSAPQQSRQAPPPQQAAPQPAPDFDSFDDDIPF; translated from the coding sequence ATGGCCCGTGGGGTTAACAAAGTCATATTGGTCGGTACTTGCGGCCAGGATCCCGAAGTTCGCTACTTGCCTAACGGTAACGCCGTGACCAACCTGAGTCTGGCGACCAGCGAACAGTGGACCGACAAGCAGACCGGTCAGAAGGTCGAGAAAACCGAATGGCACCGTGTGTCGATGTTCGGCAAGGTTGCAGAGATCGCCGGTGAATACCTGCGCAAAGGTTCGCAGGTCTACATCGAAGGCAAACTGCAAACCCGCGAGTGGGAAAAAGACGGTATCAAGCGCTACACCACTGAAATCGTAGTCGACATGCAAGGCACCATGCAGCTGCTGGGCGGCCGTCCACAGGGCGACCAACAAGCCGGTGGCAACAACTACCAGCAGTCCGCTCCAGCCCCACGCCAGCAGGCTCCGCGCCCACAGCAGTCGGCACCGCAGCAGTCGCGTCAGGCGCCGCCGCCACAGCAGGCCGCTCCGCAACCGGCTCCGGATTTCGACAGCTTTGATGACGATATCCCGTTCTAA
- a CDS encoding endonuclease/exonuclease/phosphatase family protein — MAAIPDWVPITPSDAITRFTVLTVNIHKGFTALNRRFILPELREAVRSVGADMVFLQEIHGTHERHPQRYSDWPNMPQYEFLADSIWPQFAYGRNAVYPHGDHGNALLSKFQIVRYDNLDISQSGHENRGLLHCVLRLPGTGQEVHAICIHLGLREVHRQQQLRLLEQRIQEIPADAPLVVAGDFNDWRQKADLSQSGLQEVFVQTLGKPARTFPARLPLLPLDRIYVRNLKVHNPRVLTTRPWSHLSDHVPLSVEIEL, encoded by the coding sequence ATGGCTGCGATCCCCGACTGGGTGCCCATCACCCCCAGCGATGCCATCACTCGCTTCACGGTGCTGACGGTCAATATCCACAAGGGCTTCACGGCCCTGAATCGACGTTTCATCCTGCCCGAACTGCGTGAAGCAGTGCGCAGTGTGGGCGCCGACATGGTGTTCCTGCAGGAAATCCACGGCACCCACGAACGCCACCCGCAGCGCTACAGCGACTGGCCGAACATGCCGCAGTATGAATTCCTCGCCGACAGTATCTGGCCGCAGTTTGCCTACGGGCGCAACGCGGTGTACCCGCATGGCGACCATGGCAATGCGCTGCTCTCGAAATTCCAGATCGTGCGCTATGACAACCTCGATATCTCCCAAAGCGGCCATGAAAACCGTGGCCTGTTGCATTGCGTGCTGCGCCTGCCGGGCACCGGGCAAGAGGTGCATGCCATCTGCATCCACCTGGGCCTGCGCGAGGTGCATCGCCAACAACAATTGCGCTTGCTGGAACAGCGCATCCAGGAGATCCCGGCCGACGCACCACTGGTGGTGGCCGGCGATTTCAACGATTGGCGCCAGAAGGCCGACCTGAGCCAGAGCGGCCTGCAGGAAGTATTCGTGCAAACCCTGGGCAAACCTGCGCGCACCTTCCCGGCGCGCCTGCCGTTGCTGCCGCTGGACCGGATTTATGTGCGCAATTTGAAGGTGCATAACCCCCGGGTGCTCACCACCCGCCCCTGGTCGCATCTATCGGACCACGTACCGCTGTCGGTGGAGATCGAGCTATGA
- a CDS encoding MFS transporter, whose product MPIALLALTLSAFAIGTTEFVIVGLLPTIGADLGVDLPSAGLLVSLYALGVAIGAPVLTALTGKVPRKFLLLSLMVLFTLGNLLAWKAPSYESLVLARIVTGLAHGVFFSIGSTIATSLVPKEKAASAIAIMFTGLTVALVTGVPLGTFIGQHFGWRETFLAVSALGVVAFIGSLIYVPKNIAHSKPASLLQQLQVLKQPRLLLVYAMTAIGYGGSFIAFTFLAPILQDIAGFSAGTVSLVLLVYGISVAAGNIWGGKLADKRGPISALKIIFALLAAVLFVLTFTAGNPWLALATVLVWGAVAFGNVPGLQVYVVRQAEHHTPNAVDVASGLNIAAFNLGIAGGAWAGGLIVAHMGLIHTAWIGGLVVLVALALTAWSGRLDRLGPVYAESSGRVVAGH is encoded by the coding sequence ATGCCCATTGCCTTGCTCGCGCTGACCCTCAGCGCTTTCGCCATCGGGACGACCGAGTTCGTCATCGTTGGCCTGTTACCCACCATCGGCGCCGACCTTGGCGTTGATCTGCCGTCCGCCGGCCTGCTGGTCAGCCTCTACGCCCTGGGCGTGGCCATTGGCGCGCCGGTACTCACCGCCCTCACCGGCAAGGTGCCGCGCAAATTCCTGCTGCTGTCGCTGATGGTGCTGTTCACCCTCGGCAACCTGCTGGCCTGGAAAGCGCCGAGCTACGAGTCGCTGGTGCTGGCGCGGATCGTCACCGGGCTGGCCCACGGGGTGTTTTTCTCGATTGGCTCGACCATCGCCACCAGCCTGGTGCCGAAGGAAAAAGCCGCGAGCGCGATTGCCATCATGTTTACCGGCCTGACGGTCGCACTGGTCACCGGGGTGCCGCTGGGTACGTTTATCGGCCAGCATTTCGGCTGGCGTGAAACCTTTCTCGCCGTCTCGGCGCTGGGGGTGGTCGCGTTTATCGGCAGCCTGATCTACGTGCCCAAAAACATTGCCCACAGCAAACCCGCCTCGTTGCTGCAACAACTGCAAGTGCTCAAGCAACCCCGTTTGCTGCTGGTGTATGCCATGACGGCCATCGGTTACGGCGGTTCGTTTATCGCGTTTACCTTCCTGGCGCCGATCCTTCAGGACATCGCAGGCTTCAGCGCCGGCACCGTGAGCCTGGTGTTGCTGGTGTATGGCATCTCGGTGGCCGCCGGGAATATCTGGGGCGGCAAACTGGCAGATAAACGCGGCCCGATCAGTGCGTTGAAAATCATCTTTGCCCTGCTGGCGGCGGTGCTGTTTGTGCTGACGTTCACCGCCGGCAACCCATGGTTGGCCCTGGCCACCGTGCTGGTGTGGGGCGCGGTCGCCTTCGGTAACGTGCCGGGCCTGCAGGTGTATGTGGTGCGCCAGGCCGAGCATCACACGCCGAATGCGGTGGATGTGGCCTCGGGGCTGAACATCGCGGCATTTAACCTGGGGATCGCCGGTGGTGCGTGGGCCGGTGGTTTGATCGTGGCCCATATGGGGTTGATCCATACGGCATGGATTGGCGGGCTGGTGGTATTGGTGGCACTGGCACTGACCGCGTGGAGCGGGCGATTGGATCGCTTGGGGCCGGTGTATGCCGAGTCGTCGGGCCGGGTAGTGGCAGGTCACTGA
- the tam gene encoding trans-aconitate 2-methyltransferase, whose amino-acid sequence MTWSAKQYTMFEQQRTRPVRDLVAAIPNTSVRTAVDLGCGPGNSTQVLAERFPHAQVTGMDSSDDMLVDARKRLPALSFELADIGAWNPAQTFDVILANASLQWLPDHATLYPHLANQLNPGGTLAVQTPDNLDEPAHRLAREVAADGPWAAKIGAVEHNQRHAASYYYELLSKHCSTVDVWRTTYLHPLADHAAVVEWFKASALRPFLAPLNDEEKAAFLREYQARITQAYPALSDGGVLLPFPRLFIIATR is encoded by the coding sequence ATGACCTGGTCAGCCAAGCAATACACGATGTTCGAACAGCAGCGAACCCGCCCCGTCCGCGACCTGGTTGCGGCTATTCCTAACACTTCGGTGCGCACGGCTGTCGACCTGGGATGCGGCCCCGGTAACTCCACGCAAGTGTTGGCCGAGCGGTTCCCGCACGCGCAAGTCACCGGCATGGACAGCTCTGACGACATGTTGGTCGACGCCCGCAAACGCCTGCCGGCGCTCAGCTTCGAGCTGGCGGATATCGGCGCCTGGAACCCCGCGCAAACATTTGACGTGATTTTGGCCAACGCCTCCCTGCAATGGCTGCCCGACCACGCCACGCTCTACCCACATCTGGCCAACCAACTGAACCCCGGTGGCACACTGGCGGTGCAGACCCCGGACAACCTTGACGAGCCTGCTCACCGGTTGGCGCGAGAGGTGGCCGCTGACGGCCCATGGGCGGCGAAGATCGGCGCGGTTGAACACAATCAACGGCACGCCGCGAGCTACTACTACGAGTTACTCAGCAAACATTGCAGCACCGTGGACGTGTGGCGCACCACCTACCTGCACCCGCTGGCCGATCACGCGGCAGTGGTGGAGTGGTTCAAGGCGTCAGCCTTGCGGCCGTTTCTTGCACCCTTGAATGACGAAGAAAAAGCCGCCTTCCTACGGGAATACCAGGCGCGGATTACCCAGGCTTACCCAGCCCTGTCCGACGGCGGCGTGTTGCTGCCATTCCCACGGCTGTTCATCATCGCCACCCGCTAA
- the clsB gene encoding cardiolipin synthase ClsB, whose product MNVAVEHISTDQPPDEAKARDLDYGWQSGNQIELLENGEAYFPKVFEALRQARREILLETFILFEDKVGHELQGILIEAAQRGVKVVVSLDGFGCGELSPAFLGELAEAGVAVQMFDPASKTLGIRTNWFRRLHRKIVVVDAEVGFIGGINFSADHLGDYGPQAKQDYAVQVIGPAVADLHHFALAQSGRQVRTRRGWRRRQQRPSPWPTEHGDGLVRLIYRDNLQHRDDIEEAYIHALSKAQKRAVIANAYFFPGYRLLREIRNAARRGVQVQLIMQGQPDVLLAKLAARMLYDYLLKDGVVIHEYCQRPLHGKVALVDDEWSTVGSSNLDPLSLSLNLEANVLIRDRAFNQQLYERLEALARNHCQTMPENRKPRLWLWRLTVGFLVFHVMRHFPALTGWLPAHKPRLKPFEANPHDA is encoded by the coding sequence ATGAACGTCGCCGTGGAGCATATTTCCACCGATCAACCGCCCGACGAAGCCAAGGCGCGTGACCTGGACTACGGCTGGCAGAGCGGCAACCAAATCGAGTTGCTGGAGAACGGCGAGGCGTACTTCCCAAAGGTGTTCGAGGCATTGCGCCAGGCGCGACGGGAGATCCTGCTGGAGACCTTCATTCTCTTCGAGGACAAGGTCGGGCATGAGCTGCAAGGCATTCTGATCGAGGCCGCACAACGCGGCGTGAAGGTGGTGGTGAGCCTCGACGGCTTTGGTTGCGGCGAGCTGAGCCCGGCGTTTCTCGGGGAGCTGGCCGAGGCTGGCGTGGCGGTGCAGATGTTTGACCCGGCGTCCAAGACGCTGGGCATTCGCACCAACTGGTTTCGCCGCTTGCACCGCAAGATTGTGGTGGTGGACGCAGAGGTCGGGTTTATTGGCGGGATCAATTTCTCTGCCGATCATTTGGGCGATTATGGCCCGCAGGCCAAGCAGGATTATGCCGTGCAAGTGATTGGCCCGGCGGTGGCGGACCTGCATCATTTCGCTCTGGCGCAAAGTGGTCGCCAGGTACGCACGCGACGCGGCTGGCGGCGACGCCAGCAACGGCCTTCGCCCTGGCCCACCGAGCATGGCGATGGCTTGGTGCGCCTGATTTACCGCGATAACTTACAGCACCGTGACGACATCGAAGAGGCGTATATCCACGCGCTGAGCAAGGCGCAAAAACGCGCAGTGATCGCCAACGCCTACTTCTTCCCCGGCTACCGCCTGCTGCGCGAAATTCGCAATGCGGCGCGCCGAGGCGTACAGGTGCAGTTGATCATGCAGGGCCAGCCCGACGTGCTGCTGGCCAAGTTGGCCGCACGCATGCTCTACGACTACCTGCTCAAGGACGGCGTGGTGATTCATGAGTATTGCCAGCGCCCGCTGCACGGCAAGGTCGCGCTGGTGGATGACGAATGGAGCACCGTGGGTTCCAGCAACCTGGACCCGTTGAGCCTGTCGCTGAACCTGGAGGCCAACGTGCTGATTCGCGACCGGGCATTCAATCAACAACTGTATGAACGCCTGGAAGCGCTGGCCAGAAACCATTGCCAGACCATGCCGGAAAACCGCAAGCCGCGCCTGTGGTTATGGCGACTGACCGTCGGTTTCCTGGTGTTCCATGTGATGCGCCACTTCCCCGCGCTGACAGGCTGGTTGCCGGCGCACAAACCGCGATTGAAGCCCTTTGAGGCCAACCCCCATGACGCCTGA
- a CDS encoding DUF3182 family protein, whose protein sequence is MTPTQRKKLVVAHSTRDGAPQHEVETNRALARWLAQVLGLKFGGSYDPQRHAGRDLYVLPTQTLVGPAQAHALNVKGPQDLWGGYVDHDFICTKAITHGVLGPEAVTPHGWSPVFCERVRKVVLDGLSVFALQDAREAATRLLYSGPIRLKPVHACAGRGQQVIRSLDEFDTLLARPDAAQLFESGVVLEQDLHDVVTHSVGQSFIGGHVFSYCGEQYLTEDGQGEEVYGGSNLLVVPGYYEDLLKLALPDDVRQAIEQAQVFDTAADEAYPGFYASRRNYDIAQGLDSDGQRRSGVLEQSWRMGGASSAEVAALQSFINHPGLKAIHVSSVETYVDPVLPADAIEVYRGPAENSDFLLKYVTVKSYDG, encoded by the coding sequence ATGACCCCGACTCAACGCAAGAAACTGGTGGTAGCGCACTCCACACGAGACGGCGCGCCACAACACGAGGTCGAAACCAACCGCGCTTTGGCGCGCTGGCTGGCGCAGGTCCTGGGGCTCAAGTTCGGTGGCAGCTACGATCCGCAGCGTCATGCCGGGCGTGATCTTTACGTGCTGCCCACTCAAACCCTGGTCGGCCCCGCCCAGGCTCACGCGCTTAACGTCAAAGGCCCGCAAGACCTGTGGGGCGGCTATGTCGATCACGACTTTATCTGCACCAAAGCCATCACTCATGGTGTATTGGGCCCTGAAGCCGTGACGCCGCACGGTTGGTCGCCGGTGTTCTGCGAGCGTGTGCGCAAGGTGGTGCTGGATGGGTTGAGCGTCTTTGCGCTGCAGGATGCACGGGAAGCTGCCACCCGCCTGCTCTACAGCGGGCCGATCCGCCTCAAACCGGTACACGCCTGTGCCGGGCGCGGCCAGCAAGTTATCCGCAGCCTCGACGAGTTCGACACCTTGCTGGCGCGCCCGGACGCCGCGCAGCTGTTTGAAAGCGGCGTGGTGTTGGAGCAGGACCTGCACGACGTGGTCACCCACAGCGTAGGCCAGAGCTTTATTGGCGGTCACGTGTTCAGCTATTGCGGCGAGCAGTACCTGACCGAGGACGGGCAGGGCGAAGAGGTCTACGGCGGCTCCAACCTCTTGGTAGTGCCTGGCTATTACGAAGACTTGCTCAAGCTCGCTCTGCCCGACGACGTACGCCAGGCCATCGAGCAGGCGCAGGTGTTCGATACCGCCGCCGACGAGGCGTACCCCGGCTTCTACGCCTCGCGGCGCAATTACGACATTGCCCAGGGCCTGGACAGCGACGGCCAGCGCCGCAGTGGCGTGCTTGAACAATCCTGGCGCATGGGCGGGGCCAGCAGCGCGGAAGTCGCGGCGCTGCAAAGCTTTATCAACCACCCGGGCCTTAAGGCCATTCACGTGTCTTCGGTGGAAACCTATGTAGACCCGGTCCTGCCGGCGGATGCCATTGAGGTGTACCGCGGCCCGGCGGAAAACAGCGACTTTCTTCTAAAGTACGTAACGGTTAAATCTTATGACGGCTAG
- a CDS encoding alpha/beta fold hydrolase encodes MTARSESIAIDIDDEQMSGTFLSPKSKVPGVLFVHGWGGSQERDLERAKGIAGLGCVCLTFDLRGHAGTGIPLSRVTREDNLRDLLAAYDRLLSHPAIDTSAVAVVGTSYGGYLAAILTSLRPVRWLALRVPALYRDQEWLTPKRDLDKADLMDYRSTLVHAETNRALHACAKFTGDVLIVESETDDHVPHATIMSYRAACQQTHSLTHRIIDGADHSLSDPVSQQAYTSILVDWITEMVVGERLSIIQAR; translated from the coding sequence ATGACGGCTAGAAGCGAAAGCATTGCGATCGATATCGACGACGAACAGATGAGCGGGACGTTCCTGAGCCCCAAATCCAAAGTGCCAGGCGTGTTGTTTGTACACGGCTGGGGCGGCAGCCAGGAGCGCGACCTGGAGCGCGCCAAAGGCATCGCCGGGCTTGGCTGCGTGTGCCTGACCTTTGACCTGCGCGGGCATGCCGGCACTGGCATTCCATTGTCCCGCGTGACCCGCGAAGACAACCTGCGCGACCTGCTGGCGGCTTACGACCGGCTATTGTCGCACCCGGCCATCGACACCTCGGCGGTGGCGGTGGTGGGCACCAGTTATGGCGGTTACCTGGCGGCGATTCTGACCTCATTGCGCCCGGTGCGCTGGCTGGCGCTGCGCGTGCCGGCGTTGTACCGCGACCAGGAATGGCTCACGCCCAAGCGTGATCTGGATAAGGCCGATTTGATGGATTACCGCAGTACGCTGGTGCACGCCGAAACCAACCGTGCTTTGCATGCCTGCGCGAAATTCACCGGGGATGTGCTGATCGTCGAATCGGAAACCGACGACCATGTGCCCCACGCCACCATCATGAGTTACCGGGCCGCATGCCAGCAGACGCATTCACTGACTCACCGCATCATCGATGGCGCCGACCACTCGCTGAGTGATCCGGTGTCACAGCAGGCGTACACCTCGATCCTGGTGGACTGGATCACCGAGATGGTGGTGGGTGAGCGGTTGAGCATCATCCAAGCCCGATAA
- a CDS encoding lysylphosphatidylglycerol synthase domain-containing protein, whose protein sequence is MTPETKGSRFKRWKKPLTIAFFLLLIVLFTLLARRIDWSEVLQTLGDFKVRTLVIASALTLCSFLVYASFDLIGRTYIRQPLGWKQILPVGIISYAFNLNLSAWVGGIAMRYRLYSRLGVSTGNIAKILGLSLATNWFGYMAIAGAIFSSGLVTMPPGWKVSTSALQGIGALLVLASLGYLVACQYSKKRAWTIRGMEINLPSLRMACLQLMLGALNWSLMAAVIFTLLPAKLDYPLVLGVLLISAIAGVLTHIPAGLGVLEAVFIALLQHEASRGSLLAGLIAYRAIYFIVPLLIALVMYLGVEAKAKALRVKKAPA, encoded by the coding sequence ATGACGCCTGAAACCAAAGGTTCGCGGTTCAAACGCTGGAAGAAACCGCTGACCATCGCCTTCTTCTTGCTGCTGATTGTGCTGTTCACCCTGCTCGCCCGGCGCATCGACTGGAGCGAAGTGCTGCAGACCCTGGGCGATTTCAAGGTGCGCACATTGGTGATCGCCAGCGCGCTGACGTTGTGCAGCTTTTTGGTGTACGCCAGCTTCGACCTGATCGGCCGCACCTACATTCGCCAGCCCCTGGGCTGGAAACAGATCCTGCCGGTGGGGATCATCAGCTATGCGTTCAACCTCAACCTCAGCGCCTGGGTCGGCGGCATCGCGATGCGCTACCGGCTGTACTCACGGCTGGGGGTGAGCACCGGCAACATCGCCAAGATCCTCGGCCTGAGCCTGGCCACCAATTGGTTTGGCTATATGGCAATCGCCGGGGCGATTTTCAGCAGCGGCCTGGTCACGATGCCGCCCGGGTGGAAAGTCAGCACCAGTGCATTGCAGGGCATCGGCGCGTTGTTGGTGCTGGCCAGCCTGGGTTATCTGGTGGCCTGCCAGTACTCGAAAAAGCGTGCGTGGACGATTCGCGGCATGGAGATCAACCTGCCGTCGCTGCGCATGGCGTGTTTGCAGTTGATGCTGGGCGCGTTGAACTGGTCGCTGATGGCGGCAGTGATCTTCACGTTGTTGCCGGCCAAACTCGACTATCCCTTGGTGCTGGGGGTGTTGCTGATCAGTGCGATTGCCGGTGTGCTCACGCATATCCCGGCCGGGCTCGGCGTGCTGGAGGCGGTGTTCATTGCGCTGTTGCAGCATGAAGCGTCGCGGGGCAGTCTACTGGCCGGGTTGATTGCCTACCGCGCCATCTACTTTATTGTGCCGCTGCTGATCGCGCTGGTGATGTACCTGGGCGTGGAGGCGAAGGCCAAGGCGTTGCGGGTGAAGAAGGCGCCTGCCTGA